aataacttcagcaaagtgactggaaataaaattaactcaaatcagtaggcttcccctacacaaaggataaacaggctgagaaagtaattagagaaataaaatccTTCACATagtcacaaatactataaaataactTGTGGTGACtctaagcaaataaaagatcAGTACGAttagagcttcaagtctctgaagaaagaaattgaagaggatctcagaagatagaattATCTCCTATGTTCAtgaattagcaggattaatataacaAAAAGGCCATCTTGCAGAAAACAATCAGCAAATTTAAATCAATACTCATCAAATTTCAAATTCAATACTTCATGcaattaaaaagagcaatttgcattcatttgcaaaagaaaaacctccaagatagtgaaaactattccaatattaaaagaacttctggggaaattgCCAtacctgatctcaagctgtattacagagcaatcatgataaaaagtgcatggtattggtacagagacagacaggtatatcaatggaatagattgaACACtgagaaataaacctacacacctatggttatTTAATCTTacacaaaggagttaaaactatgcaatgggaaaaagatagcattttcaacatgtGGTTCTAgatcacctggaggtcagcatgaagaagaatatAAGTTGACTGATTCTTATCTGATTGTACAAGGCTGTAGCCCatgtagatcaaagacctccacataaaaccagatacagtcaaacgaatagaagaaaaagtagagaagagccttgaacacatagataGACAcaagggaaaaatttcctgaacagaacaccaacggctcatgcttaagatcaagaatcaacatatgggacctcataaaattgccaaaCACTCTGGAAGGGAAAGAACAtgatcaataagacaaaatgataaccaaaagatttggaaaagttctttaccaatcctacatctgatagagggctaatatctacacaaagaactcaagaaattagactaaagagaatcaaataatcctatcaaaaatggggtacagtgctagcaaagaattctcaacagaagaatcctgaatggctgagaagcacctaagaaatgtggaccacaacaaacaaagagaaggtaCTGACCCATCcagttgaattaggaaaaagctggaagaagctaaggaggatgcaatcctgtaggaggactagcagtctcaaataacctagacccctgagatctcttagacactggatcaccaaaaaggaagcatacaccagctgagatgaggcctccaacacaaatatggcagaggactccctggtttGTGTTCATTCATAACAGATGCACCTAATCCgcaggagcctggaggccccaggaagattAAAGGTCAAGTGGGGTGGGTAATGTGAGGACATGCTTGTGGAGACGGGTAGAGGGCAAACcagggggggcagggagggagtacttatgggatgtggaacctgcAGGGGTTGCCTACCATCGTGGACTAGCATGCACATGATGTGGAGGCACAGTGTCTTGCACTCTGTTTGAAGGACACTCTATTTGAAGGAGGGAGATGACCAGAGGATGAAGAGTGAATGACTTTGGAGCAAAAACCACTGCGAACAGcagacaaagaaaacagagaatatggagaaagagatgggatatgagggagtgagggagatgAGGGCTAGAGAAGAGACTGGCTGCCACATATCAAAGGATGGGGACAGAGAAAATGTAGTGTTTGCTATTCAAGTCTCATTCAGTTGCTGTGACAAGCATCAGTAATAAATGctaataaggaaagagaaagttttcTTGAAGATGACAGGTCACAGTCAAACACTGGAGAGGATCAGATCAAGAACTCCAGCAGGAATTGAAAGAAGAAGCAATGGAGGATGAATCCCCACTGAAAAAGCGTTAGGGTGCCAGCTTCCATCTTATAAGATGGTGGATGTGCCTCAGCCAGCTGTTTACAAAGGGCTGTAAACCTCTGGGCTTAAGCCCTTAAATGATCCTGATGGTAGAAACTAATTTTGTGGCAGAGAATTCTGATGTAGACACACTGACACTGTGGGGCTACTGGCTGTCACAGGTATGCATGTAGTCTCCTACACAGAACACATACAAGGCCATATGAAGCAAGGAAACAAGCCTACAGTATGTTTATGGTAGATTGGGATAATTGGGGCTGAATTTATGATTATGGTTAGAGATGCAGCTCCAAAGTAGGGACTCAGACTGCACAGCTGAGGGGCTGGCCATATCGAGAAATCTCTGGGGACAGTGCAGTGGGAAACAGATGTATTCCTGAGTTTATTTGTGCACCTCTGAAATGGGAGGGGACATGGGAGCCTTTAAGGAATGTCCTGATCAAAGAGTGGAACAGTAATGGAACCACCCTCATGAAGTAGACCTCACAATGCACAACCTTGGTAACCAGGCAACCCACTGGTCAGAGCAAGGCCCGCAGGTTCACTTGTCAGAGACAGTAGAGAGGGCAGAATgttctcttgctgtcttcagactacTCGAGGCCCAGGCCTTAAGAAAGATAACAGGGAAGGCCATGATGGTGTCTGGAGGCAGAGGATTCACTCTTGCCTTCAATGCCTGtggacattttcaaaaaaaagaacaaatttgaCCAAGGCCAGCCAAGGACAGGGCAACACAGACCAAATATACACTCTTTTCTCTGTGGGTTTGGCATTGAAATAATTCAGGGAAACTTGGAATGAGGAGAACCATTCAGAAGGGTGCAGATCTGGGCCAGGTCAAGCCCTCCACTTTGATCTCTCTTCAGGTGGAGAATGCTTCTGCTCAACAGGACCAGAGGGAGCCTAGGAGACAGTCCTGCACCCAGGCAGAGACTGTGGTTGAGCAGATGAACACCCTGGTGCCTTCTCTGAAGGAAAGGGACCCCTTGtttgtccttccttttctgtctacGTACAGAAGTTTTGCCACCCTCCTACAGGTATTGGACCTGCTGTTTGTGAGGTGAGTGCCCATCATCAAGCCCAAAGTTCTCAGatcttcctattctttccaggaatttctaccccaccctctgtctctctccctgtttctctcatTGTCACCCTTGATGGCCCCCCtcagtgtttgtatgtgtctagctttctctctcccttactcattttctctcactcccttcatcttcctttcttttccattttcatctccctttcttctcactctccctctccatcACATTCTCTATATCTCTATGTCCATCTCAGTCTCTTTCTCTAATTCTaaatgtctctctctttgtccatCTATTTTTTTGTACATAATTGTCAGAACCCATTAAGCAATTCCCTCTCCTAGGGTTGGTCTAAGCAACTGGGCTGTCCATAGCTGAGACTCTAAAATGGAAGTTACTAACCCCTCTACTTAGAAAAAGTACTTTATCATTCACGCAACATTTCTGAGGCCTCACTGAATGAAATTCTCTCATAATATATATGAGGTACTGGAAATATTGGAGTACCTGGTAGAAATGTGTCCAAAGTAGAGATCCATGAACAGTAATACAGGAAACCATATGACCAAGATGTCTGGCTAGAGATGCCTGTGTTCAACATTTGCACAGATACATTGAAAGCACCTATTGTGTACAGCTGAACTAACTATTCTGAGAGCAGCCAGAACTTCCAGCATTAGGTGAGGGTTCTGAGAAAGTACAGGTGATATTCTCTCTGGTCTCTAGGTACTCTTACTTCAACCCTTATTCTAAAGAGGACGAACAAGTAAAGAACACCCTCTGTAGCTTCCTGGAAACATGGATGGACACGAATCCTGAGGACTTTTGTGACCCAGCAGACCTGTTGCCTCTGAAATACCTGAAGGCCTacttgagtgtgtgcatgccacaCTCTGATCTTAGTGTCCAGGTCAAAAGGCTCCTGACCCAGTTGCAGGAAGAACATGCCAAGAATTCACAAACCAAGGATGAGGAAGCCTCAGATCTGGGGAGACACACTGCCTCAGATCAACACATTGAGTGGGTGTAAATCAGCAGGGAAAAGAGCC
The window above is part of the Rattus rattus isolate New Zealand chromosome 15, Rrattus_CSIRO_v1, whole genome shotgun sequence genome. Proteins encoded here:
- the LOC116884356 gene encoding ral guanine nucleotide dissociation stimulator-like, with translation MFSCCLQTTRGPGLKKDNREGHDGVWRQRIHSCLQCLWTFSKKRTNLTKASQGQGNTDQIYTLFSDQREPRRQSCTQAETVVEQMNTLVPSLKERDPLFVLPFLSTYRSFATLLQVLDLLFVRYSYFNPYSKEDEQVKNTLCSFLETWMDTNPEDFCDPADLLPLKYLKAYLSVCMPHSDLSVQVKRLLTQLQEEHAKNSQTKDEEASDLGRHTASDQHIEWV